Sequence from the Maribellus comscasis genome:
TTGTTAAAATCCTGTAAACGCGGTTAGAATTCGGATATTGAGTATCGTAATTAAATTCCTGGTAAACATAGCTTAAAACTATTATTGCTGCTGCAATTCCAATGGCCATCGAAGAAATATTCAGCAGGTTTAACCGGGTGTTTCTTTTAAATCCGCGGAAAAAGATTTTTGTTGTTTTCATTTTTTGGTTCAATAATGTTTTATGCGAATTTGAAGATAGATAATAATTGTTATTATAAAGAACTATTTAGCCAGAATGCATATCACACAAGTTGAACGGTTAAAAAATGGATTTAAGAAGTATTTACATAAGTGATTTCCCTTGTAAATTTAGTATTCATAATACCAGAGAAACGAAATTTATGAAGAGAGAGTTTTAAAAACTATTTTGATTACGGTTTCTGTCGGGAGCTCGACGTTATTCATACCTCAGCGCTTCCACCGGATTCTTCGTAGCTGCACGCCAACTAATCCAGCTAACAGTTATTATGGTAATTACCAGAGAGGCAAGTCCAGCCAACGCAAATATCCACCAACTTAAGCTGGTTTTGTAGGCAAAGTCTTCGAGCCATTTATTCATAGTGTACCAGGCAATTGGGCAGGATATTACAAAGGCAACGACCACCCATTTTATAAAATTCCGGTTTAATGAGTATAGTATTTGACCAATACGGGCACCATTTACTTTTCGCACGCCAATTTCTTTGGTTCGCTGTTCGGCAACAAAAGCTGCCAGGGCAAGAAGCCCTATACAAGCAATTAGAATTGCCAATGCAGAAAAGACTGAAACTATCTTTCGCGTTCGCACCTCTGTGGTGTAAAGACGACCAAAGTCTTCATCAAGAAATACATAATCGAAACTCTGTCCTCCGGTAAACTTGTCCCATATTTGCTGAATCTTTTTAAGATTTTTCTGAATATCTCCTGATATTCGGACACTTAAGAACCTGCCATTATACTTTAACATTTCATTGTTGCTATAAATCCCTAAGGGACTCACTTCCTTGTGCAACGATTCGAAGTGAAAATCTTTTATTACCCCAATTATGGTAAAAGTAGTCGCATCTGTTTTTTGCCCTTTATATATTTTCTTACCTATCGGATTTTTTATATTTAACTCTTTTAGGGCGGTTTCATTTAACACTATCGACTTTGCATTTGCCTGATTACCTTCTTCGAAAAAACGACCTTGCGTAAGCTCAATATCGTATGCTTTTAAAAAATCAACGTCTGTCCAAATCACGCTTACATGTCGGTCTACGTTAGACAAATCATGAGCAAATGTCTCATAATACATATCTCTTCCGGGAATTCCATTAGAATTTGTTACTTGTAATATACCTGGTTGTGCAAGTAATTCGTTTTTTAATGAAGACAATAGGGGCCCTAAATAATTTGTATTTTCTATTATGACCATGTTTTCTTTGTTAAAGCCCAATTTTTGTTCCTGAAGAAAATTGAGCTGTTTGCTGATGAAAAAGGTTCCTGAAAAAAGTACAATGGTTACGATTAACTGAAACACAACCAACCCGCTACGCAATTTACCATGCGAACCATTAGAAAAATGAATTCCTTTTAGAACTTTAATAGGATTAAACGATGCTAAAAAGAAAGCGGGGTAAGCGCCTGCCAAAATTCCAATTGCAATTCCCAAAACCAGAAATAAAGGGATGGTTCCAAAATCATTCATATAATTAAATACCAACTGCTTGTCGATTAAAGCGTTAAAAGCCGGAAGAAGAATTTTGATTAAAATCATGGCAAGTGCCAGCGCTGCTAAAGTGATTAAAACAGATTCGGATAAAAACTGTAGAACAAGTTTTTTGCGGTTTGAACCCAAAGATTTTTTTAATCCAACTTCTCTAGCACGGTTGACCGACTGTGCAGTGGACATATTCATATAATTAATACAGGCAATTACCAGTATAAAAACTGCAATTATTGAGAAAATTATCAGGTAATTGCTATTACCCAAAGGTTCTAACCCTGCTTTTACAGTATTATCTAAATGAATTTCTGTTAAAGGTTGTGTATAATATTCTTGTCTATTACCCTGTGCCATTAGTTCCTCAAGCGATACCCCTTTATGCTCCTTCACATACGGCCCGACATATTTCTTAACAATACTTTTCAGTTTTTCATCCACATCTCGATTAGAAAAGCCCTCTTTTAGCAACACATAAGTATAAAAACTATTCTGAAACCAATTCACACTGTTGTTGTACGACCGGCTTTTGAATGAACCAATAAAGTCAGGTTTTATATCCGAGTTTTCCGGAAAATCTTCAATTACCCCGGTAACAGTAAAACCGGTATAGTTTTTTCGGGAAAGCGTTTGCCCAATAGGATTTTCATTTCCAAAATAACGTTTTGCTGTAGTTTCGGTTAAAACCACCGAGTAGGGATCTAACAAAGCTGTGCTTGGATCACCATAAATAAACGATGTCGAAAAAATTTTAAAGAAATTAGGATCAGCAAAACACGTCTTGCTTACATTAAGTATCTTGTCTTTGTATTCCAATATCATTGGCCAGTAATGAGTTAAACGAACAGCCTCTTCAACTTCAGGTATCTCATCTTTCATTACTCCCGCCAAGGGAGGAGATGTCCACGGCAGATTATAAGTATCGCCATTTAAGACTTCAAGACCATTCACCCGGTAAATCCGATCAGCTTTTTCATTAAATTTATCGTAGCTTAATTCGAATTGAACATAAAGCACAATCAGAATACAAGCTGTAATTCCGATCGCTAATCCAATAATATTTATTACAGAATAAAACTTGTTTCTCATTAAGTTTCGGAGGATGGTTTTTAGGTAATATTTTATCATGTCTTTTTGTTGTAGTTTCTTTACCCCTAAATTTCCCACAGGCGACTATTAAACCTGTATTTCAAAGATGTCCCGGTTCATTTATTCTTGTTTGCAGCTTTTTCGGTTCTCTCTTAAGGGAGTTAAAAAGGTGGCGAATTTATTATTCATCTCATAAAGGTTCTGCCGGGTTCATTGTAGCTGCCTTAAACGATTGAGATGAAACAGTTCACAATACAATTTCCCGCGCCATTAACCCGGGCAGAGCAAAAATCCACCATCTAAAATTGGTTTTGTGCGCACAGTTTTGCAGCCAATTTTTGCTCGTTGGTATTGAGTTTGTTTTTGTTGCTGCATGAAACGAGTAAAATAAGAACAATGAATAAAGGGAAAATATGTTTCATTATTTTCGATTTTTAGGATGTTACGTTTTTTGTGTATGTAACAAAAATATTGCCAGATTAAAGCATTTGTTCTTAATGTGTGCTGATAGTGAGAACTATTCGTATCTCAAACTTTCTACAGGATTTTTGCTTGCTGCTTTTATGGTTTCGTAACTGGTGCTTATTAAAATAATTATCAGTAGCATAGCTGCACCCAAAATAAACACCCAGGGCTGTGCCGGTAATTTATTCGCACTTGGCAAACTGGCATAAGCAAGCCATGCGGTTGGAAAAGCAATTCCCAGTGCATAGGTGACCAGCCAATAGTATTCTTTATTTAATAAATGGAAAATTCGTAACGATGAGCTTCCGTTAATCTTCCGTATTCCAATTTCTTTTGTTCGGCGTGTTACAGAATACGAAACCAATCCAAACATTCCAACAACTGCCAGCAGTACATTTATAAAGGTAAAAAACAGCAAAGTTTTGTTTACGGAGTGATAAATTTTAAAACTGTTTTCACTGTTAAAAGCCAATGGAACATCGCGAATTTCAAAAGGATCATTTGGAAATATTTTTTCCAGTTCGGATGCCAGGACTTCCTTTGCTCTTTTCTGCATTTCTTTTTCTGACCGAAAAGCAAAAATCCAGTTTCCTTTAACTGTATTTGGTGCCAGAACCAAAATACTTGGATCAACCGGATTGTGCATGTCCTGGTAGACAAAATCCTTTACCACACCTACTACTTTCAGTTTATTATCGTTGATTCGCTTTCCAATTGGGTCTTCCCATCCAAAACACCGGGCTGCCGTTTCGTTAATAATACATGCATTCCCTGCATCGCCCCGGAAATGGGAAGAGAAATTACGCCCTGCGACCAGTTTGGCATCTAAAACCGAAATGTAGTCGTAACTCACATCGTTAAACCGGCAATTGATTTTTACATTCGGATCACCACCCTCCCAGTTAACTGATCCTCCTCCAAAACGAACAAACGGTAAGTTTTTCGACATGGATACATCTTTAATTTCAGGATACTGAAGCAGACGACTGCGAAGCTGGTCGAACATTACTTCCGTTTCGGAAACGGTAACTTCGGCATATAGCAACCCCTCTTTTTCAAATCCCAGATCTTTTTCAGCGATGTATTTTATTTGCATCGAAAAGGACAATGTAAGTACAATAAGAAACAATGAAATGGCAAATTGTGAAGTGACCAGCACTTTTTTAAGATTGAAAGAAGAACTGCGTTTTTTGCTGTAAAAGTTCCCTTTAACCAAATCGGTAATTTTGTTAGAGGCCATAAACCAGGCCGGATAAGTTCCGGAAAAGATTCCTGTGATAACTGCAATTAAAATGGTTGACAAAATAAATTTCCAGTCGTTTCGCCAAATGAGTTCAATTTGTTTGTCGACAATATTTGAAAAAACAGGTAAAAACAGCTCTGCAACCAAAAACGCAAAAATAAGCGCAATCAGCGATACAACAACAGTTTCACTCAGAAACTGAAGCACAAGCGAATTGCGTTTGCTCCCGATTGCTTTTTTTACCGCCACTTCTTTTCCGCGCATCGACGCTTTTGCCAGCGATAAATTGATATAATTGAAACCGGCCATGGTAAGGATAAATATCCCGATAAGTCCAAAAAGTTTCAACACTATCAGGTAATCGTTTTTGTCGTTAAAGTTGAGGTACACTTTAGATAAAGGACACAGCTGAAGTTTCTCGTTTTTAATGTTCTCGTACTTTGTAAACAAGTCTCTTATTTTAGCCTCTGCCTGCTTGTGACTGGCCCCCTGATTTAACAGCGCATATGTCATACAATCGCCCGACCAACTGTTGTTTCTGGCAATATTTTTTAAGGGTTTTAGTGTTGCAAAAGAAATAATATAAGTTGGGCGGAGACTTGTGTTAAAAGGGAGGTCTTTATATACACCTGTTACTTTAAGCGGATATTTCTTGTCCAGTAAAACCGTTTTATCCAAGGCAGAATTATCTCCAAAAAGTTTTTCGGCAACGGTTTCAGACAGGGCGACAGTAAAAGGTTCGTTTAAGGCTGTGCTTTTGTTTCCGGCGATAAATTCGTAGGTAAATAAATCGAAAAAACAACTGTCGGCATGGATCCCTTTGTCGTCGTATATTTTGTGCTCTGAATCAGTAAAAAGGAAACTTCCTCCGTTTTCGCGGATGACCGATATTTTTTCAAATTCGGGGAAGTGTCCTTCTATCATTTGCGCAGTGAATGCGCGGGTGTGAGGAGAAATATCATTTCCATTTGTGGTATAAAGCGTTTGTGTAAATTGTCTTTGAATGCGATAAATCCGCTTGTAATTTTGGTGATTTTTATCCCAGTTAAACTCAAATCGGACAAATAGAGCAATGAGTATAAAAGCAGAGAATCCAATGGTGAGGCCTAAAATATTGGTTGCCGAATATATTTTATTTCGTACCAGTTTCCGAAACCAAAGTTTTAGAAAAATAGTGTTTATCATGGTTTGTTTGATTTTCAGGTTGTTTTTTTACTCATACCTCAACGCTTCCACCGGATTTCGTGTTGCCGCCCGCCAGCTTTGCCAGCTAACAGTTAAAAGCGAAATTCCAAGTACCAGTACTCCCGACAAAACGAAAACCCACCAGCTCAGGTTTGTTTTGTAGGCGAAATCTTCAAGCCACTTATTCATTGTATAATAGGTAACCGGGCAGGCAATAATAAAAGCTATTACAATCCACTTCAGGAAGCCTGAGTTAAGCATAACCAGAATCTCACGAATTTTAGCACCGTTTACTTTGCGGATACCTACTTCTTTGGTTCGCCTGATGGCTGAAAATCTGGCGAGTCCCAATAAACCCAAACTTGACAGTATTAAAGCTATTACCGCATAAATTACAATCGCTTTTGCCTGATTTTCTTCTTTACGGTACATTGTGTTTATCCATTCGTCATAAAACCGGGGCTCAAAGTTTAAATTAGGTTCAAATTCTTTTAATGTATTTTTTATTAGCTGTAAGGTTCCGGGTATGTCATTGCCGCTTATCCTGATATTCAGATTGCTCAAATTATCCGGGTCATATTTTAGTTGAATAAATCCCAGCTCCTGATGCATATCTTTAAAATGAAAATCTTTTACCACACCTACGATTTTTGAACCGAAAACTTCGGATTCATCAATATCATCTAATTGAAGGTAATCGTAAGTTTTTTTATTAATAATACATACATTCTGGCCTTTGTCAGTTAAACGAAAATTACGGCCTTTAACAATTTCGAGCCCAAATGCAGAGAGAAAGGAAGTATCTGAATTCATTACAGATAAATTGTCAATTTCATATTCAACACTATCTTTTTTCCAGGAGCCAGAGCTAGACGAATATATGGCAAACGGTCTGCCGTGCGTAGCTGTTACATCCATGATATCAGGATACTTTAATAAATTCTCTTTAATCACAGCAGCTCTGTCGTTTGTTTTTCCCTGAAGACGAACCTCCAATAGAAATTCCTTGTTAAAGCCTACGTCCTTCGTTTTAACAAAGTTGATTTGTTTGGTAATAATTGAAAGGGCAATAATTAAACTTAAGGTTACCGTAAGCTGAATAGTATTAAATACACCCCTCACATTTGAGTTTTTCAACAATACTTTACGTTGTAATAAATCAATGGCATTATACTTTGATGCTGCCAGAGCCGGTAATGCCCCCGTAAGGCCGCCTATTACAACAAAAATCAGGATAACGGCAAAGAGTATTTGCGGATTTTGCAAGGCTTCGAAAATATTTACCTCCCTGCCAAACAAATCTTTAAAAAGCGGTGAAATGATAATGGCAAATCCAACCGCCAAAAACATAGCTATAAAACAGGATAAATAAGATTCAGATAAAAACTGTGAAAAGATGGTCTCACGTCTTGCTCCAGTGGTTTTGCGAATACAGATTTCTTTATGTCGCTCACTGTTAAGAGCAGTCGTAAGATTGATGTAATTAAAAACAGCCAGCACCAGAATAATAATTACAATCCACGAAAGCAGTTTTATCATATTGATATTGGCATGATTAAACTGGTCGTTATCTCCCTTAAGGTCGAAGTAAACATCTTTAAAAGGCTGAACGTTTAACAGTGTTTCATTATATCCTTCATAAGGTTTTAAAATTTCTGTGATTTTCGCTTCGGTTTCGGCGGAACTTACACCAGGGTTTAGAAGAAAAACGGCATCGAACATTTTATAAGATACTTCATTATAACCTCTTGTTGAGCCAAATAGTTCCTGATCCAGATTAAAAATAACATCGTATTTTAATGAACTTGATTCACGCGGATCAGCAATTACAGCTCTGACTTCCTTTTTTTCTTTATTACCAAATTCCAAAATTTCGCCCAATGGATTCTTATCGCCAAACACTCTTTGGGCAAAACCTTCTGTTATTAAAACGTCGGTCTTTGCCTTTAGTAAATCTTTTGTTGCGCCCTTTATAATATCAACTGAAAAAACATCAATAAACGCTTCACTTGTAGTAACAGCTTTTGCCCATTTCTTCTCATTATTGTATTCATAAAGTACGCTGCTGGCTCCAAGCATACACATTTTATCAATTTCAGGAGCTGCATCCAGGATTGGCTGGTACATCCGTTTTGGTATCTGGGCATTTCCATCGGCCTGCTTAATCCGGTACATGTTGTCAATGTTAGCGAAATGTTTGTCCACATTTTTTTCTTCTATAATGTAGGAAACAATCATAACCAACACCGCCAGGCTGATGGCAAATCCTCCAATGGTGATACCATAAATAAGTTTGTGCTTTTTGAAATTTCGGAAGTAAGATTTTATTGAAGTATTCATCAATTTATTTTTAATGTTGTGTGTTTAACATTTGCTACAAAGGCAGGCTTTGTTTCAAGCCGTACTGAATTTATCAAATTCAGTGCCTCTATTTCAAGGTTCAGATTAACAGTAGCTTAAAGTCAATGGTGGATGAATATCTGTCAAATTTTTTTACAAAACCTGTATAATATTTTGTCATTTGTACTTCGGGGGTTACAGTCCGGGCAAATAGCGGTGTCATTTTATTCATACCTCAATGCTTCCACCGGGTTTCTTGTTGCCGCCCGCCAACTCTGCCAGCTTACTGTTAAAAGCGCGATTCCCAGTGCCAGTACTCCGGTAAGGGCAAAAATCCACCAGCTTAAATTGGTTTTATAGGCAAAGTTTTCAAGCCATTTATTCATACTGTAATATGAAATTGGAGTTGCTACAACAAATGCAATTACCACCCATCTTACAAAATCTTTATTGAGCATTGTGAGTATTTCAGAGATTTTGGCGCCGTTTACTTTGCGGATGCCAATTTCTTTGATTCTATTCTGGGCGGCAAACATCGACATGGCTAAAATTCCCATACAACTGATGACAACAGCGCAAACAGCAAATAGCGTAAATGCCTTTCTGAATTTCACTTCTTCCTGGTACAAATGTTCAACCGCCTGGCTGAAAAATGAAACTTTTACCGGAAAAGAAGGGGATAATTCTGCTGTCATCGATTGAATATTTTCAAATGTATTTCGAAGTGCTTTAAAGTTTTCGGTTTTTAATTTTACCAGCGCAATTGAAGCGTAATTGTCGTTTCGAATTGCCAGTGGCGCAATAGTTTCATTTATTGGCCGGAAGTGAAAATCTTTTACAAGGCCAACAATTTCGTAATCTGGACCGTTACCTCTGGGCATTATGGCTCCAATGGGATCTGTTATTCCATATTTCCGGCAGAATTGTTCGTTTACAATTACTTTGTGTTTATCACTTTCCAGATCATCAGAATAAAATCGTCCTTTCAAAAGTTGCAATCCCATAATATCGAAGAAACCTGCATCGGCGCTGAACGTCCTGAATTCTACTTGTTTTTTCTCACTGTTTTGCTGAAGTTCAAGTCCCCAGCCCGAATTCATTTTCCCCGGATAATATTGCGTGAATATCACCTCTTCAATGTTTGCCTGCGCAAGTAATTCGTCTTTCAGAACATCTTTTTTACCTGCCAACTGGTCTGTCAATTCTATTCCGACAATATTTTCCTGATTCATTCCCAGGTTGCTGCTTCCGAAATCGACTTGTTTTTGAATTAAAATGGTAAAGAGAATCAGGATAATGGCGACCACAAATTGTGCAGAAACCAATGTTCCTTTTCCCAGTGACTTCGTGTGTTTGAAAACGATTTTCTTTTTGAGGTTAATGAGGGTTTCGGAAGAAGCAATTCGAAGTGCGGGTACAATGCTGCACAAAAGGCTAAGGACAAAAATACAAGCCAGGGAAATGATTAAAAATTTACCGGAATAAATGATTAGCGGGTTGAATGTTATTGTTGTTTCATGGGCAAGTATCGGAGTAACAATGTAGGTCATCAGACAAGCAAACAGGAACGCGAAGGTGAATTGCAAAAACGTTTCGAAGAGCATTTTTAACATTATCTCTGTACGTTTTGCCCCGATAACTTTTAATATTCCGGTTTGTTTTATTTGGTCTCTCCATTGTGTGGTAGAAATATTGATGAAATTGACAAGAGCCACTACTAAAATCAGAAAGGCCACAACAGAAAGTAAAATTACCTGTGTTTTATTGCCGCTTTTTATGAAAGTGTGATGGTCGTTGTGAAAAGAAAAATAGATATTGTCTAATGGAACCAGGTTTAAATCAACAAACTTTTTTTGCTCTTCTTCTGGAAATAATTTGATAACCTGGCTTTGTACGGAAGATGGATTTGCTTTATCGTCTAACAAAAGAAACGTTTGGTAGTTTTTCCATCCCCAGGTAGTAAAATCTCTCTCGTCGTCTGATTGCACCCGTTTCATGGTTTCAATATTGGCAATTGAGTTGAACGAGAACATTGTATTTGAGGGCTGCTCTTTTAACACGGCAGTTACAGTGAGCAAATGTTTGTTGTCGATTTTAACCAGTTTCCCCACTGCGGATTGATTTCCAAATAAACGCGTAGCCAGTGGTTTTGAAATTACCACCGACATCGGACTCCCAAGTGCTGTTTTTAGGTTGCCTTCTGACGCTGTATAATCAAATAGATCAAAAAAATCGTTATCAGAAAATATTAAGTCTGATATAACAGGATCTTCGTTTTCGACTTGGTAAACGGGAGGATTCCACTTATCTCTCATACGGATGGATTTTTTTACTCCGGCAATGTTGGCATCAATTATAGGTTTTAAAATTCCAGGAGTATAAAACCAGTCTTTCAACGGCTGTATGAGATAAATATTCTCATGATTTTTGTGAAAATTATCTGTGGTGAATTCGCTGTATGAGTAAGCTGATAGAATGATAACCAATGCCAGACTTACCGAAAGCCCGAGCAGGTTGATACCTGTTGTTACCGGTTTTCTAAGTAGGTTCCGAAGAATAAGTTTTATAACGTTTTTCATTTTTTTATTGGTTTTTATTCACACCTCAAAGTTTCCACGGGATTTTTTGTTGCAGCTTTCCCGCTTGCCAATTAACTGCCCCTTGAACCTCAGGGAGGACTTTGAGCAAGTGTACATTGGTTATATCGCTTCAACATAATTCTGTTCTTTCAATCTCCCTATTCCCGGTTCCATTCCTTCCGGGAGGGGATTATTCATATCGTAAGGCCTCCACCGGATTTCTCGTTGCAGCCCTCCAACTTTGCCAACTGACAGTCAGCAATGCAATTCCCAAAGCAAAAGCACCGGCCAAAGCAAATATCCACCAACTCAGGTTGGTTTTGTATGCAAAGTTTTCGAGCCATTTGTTCATGGCGTAGTATGCAATTGGAGTCGCTACAACAAATGCAATCACCACCCATTTTATGAAGTCTTTATTGAGCATTGTTAGGATTTCGGAGATTTTGGCGCCGTTGACTTTGCGAATGCCGATTTCTTTGATTCTACTTGTAGTTATAAAGGAAGCCAGTCCAAATAATCCTAAACAGGATATAAAAATGGCCAATGCCGCAAACAAGTTGATAAGTTTTCCTGAGCGAATCTGCTTATTATATAATGTGGCAATGCTGTCATCTAAAAAGTAATATTCTATTGGATAATCCGGATTAAATTGCTTACATATGCGCTCAAACGTATTAACTCCATCAGTTATATTCCCTGCTGCAATTCTTACGGAAACATAGCGGTTTTTCATGGTTCCCTGTTCAGAGCGTAGTATCATTGGATCGATTTGTTTGTATGCTGATTGAAAATTAAAATCGTTAATCACTCCAACGATGATTCCATCCTCAAGCCGTTTGCCGACAGGATCTTGTAATTGCATCTTATTTATAGCTGTCTCATTAACAAGATAATAGGTGGAGATGTCATTGCGGCTTCGTGGCAAAAAATTTCGCCCTTCCAGAACTTTTAATCCGAATGTATTTACAAAGCCTTCGTCTGTATCAAAATAACTCATCAAAAAATCCTGATGGTTCGAAGGCATACCTTCCCATTCCACTCCTTCAAAAGAACCCTCATGATTGATAGGTAAGCCATTAGATCTCGTTACTTCTTCAATGGAAGCTTGTTGCAGTAACTCGTTTTTAAAACTTTGGAACCGGGTTTCATTTTGCAGTTCACCTTTCATCGGCGTATATACAATTTGGTCTTTATCAAATCCGGGATCACGGTTTAGTACAAAATGCATCTGCTGGCGAATTATTATTGCACACACGATTAAAACTACCGAAAGAGAAAACTGGCTGATAACCAGTGTTTTTTGAGAAGAAAACTGGTGCTTTTTGTTTCTTTTTACCGGAGACAATCCTTTCCCGGATATTGTAATGGCCCTGGTACTGGAAAGCAATAAGGCTGGATAAATGCCAATCAGCATTCCTGTGGTCAATAAAATAGCAAGAAGTAAACCGGATAAATTTTTCACCGCTAACAGCTCAAATCCCAGCGGAACTCCACTTAAGCTAAAAAAATAAGGAAATAATAATTTTGCGAATAAAATAGCAAGCACTGTTGATAAAAAAACATATAGCAATGCCTCAGCCATAAATTGGAGGATTAACTGACTCCGATTAGCCCCAACTACCTTCCTGATTCCGGTTTCTTTATTTCGGCGAAATGCTTTGGCAGTTGTAAGATTAATAAAATTGATACAGGAAATCAGTAAAATGATCAACCCGATGGCGCCAAAAAGATAAATGGTTTTCAGGCTGCCTATATCGGCAAAATCAGTGTTAAAATCAAAAGATGAATACAGATGAATATTTTTAAGTGCCTGAAGGTATAGTTTGGGTTGCCACTCCGGGATCCCGATGTTATCAATTAATACGTTGCGTATTTTCGATTCAAAAGCATGCACATC
This genomic interval carries:
- a CDS encoding ABC transporter permease; this encodes MRNKFYSVINIIGLAIGITACILIVLYVQFELSYDKFNEKADRIYRVNGLEVLNGDTYNLPWTSPPLAGVMKDEIPEVEEAVRLTHYWPMILEYKDKILNVSKTCFADPNFFKIFSTSFIYGDPSTALLDPYSVVLTETTAKRYFGNENPIGQTLSRKNYTGFTVTGVIEDFPENSDIKPDFIGSFKSRSYNNSVNWFQNSFYTYVLLKEGFSNRDVDEKLKSIVKKYVGPYVKEHKGVSLEELMAQGNRQEYYTQPLTEIHLDNTVKAGLEPLGNSNYLIIFSIIAVFILVIACINYMNMSTAQSVNRAREVGLKKSLGSNRKKLVLQFLSESVLITLAALALAMILIKILLPAFNALIDKQLVFNYMNDFGTIPLFLVLGIAIGILAGAYPAFFLASFNPIKVLKGIHFSNGSHGKLRSGLVVFQLIVTIVLFSGTFFISKQLNFLQEQKLGFNKENMVIIENTNYLGPLLSSLKNELLAQPGILQVTNSNGIPGRDMYYETFAHDLSNVDRHVSVIWTDVDFLKAYDIELTQGRFFEEGNQANAKSIVLNETALKELNIKNPIGKKIYKGQKTDATTFTIIGVIKDFHFESLHKEVSPLGIYSNNEMLKYNGRFLSVRISGDIQKNLKKIQQIWDKFTGGQSFDYVFLDEDFGRLYTTEVRTRKIVSVFSALAILIACIGLLALAAFVAEQRTKEIGVRKVNGARIGQILYSLNRNFIKWVVVAFVISCPIAWYTMNKWLEDFAYKTSLSWWIFALAGLASLVITIITVSWISWRAATKNPVEALRYE
- a CDS encoding ABC transporter permease, which produces MINTIFLKLWFRKLVRNKIYSATNILGLTIGFSAFILIALFVRFEFNWDKNHQNYKRIYRIQRQFTQTLYTTNGNDISPHTRAFTAQMIEGHFPEFEKISVIRENGGSFLFTDSEHKIYDDKGIHADSCFFDLFTYEFIAGNKSTALNEPFTVALSETVAEKLFGDNSALDKTVLLDKKYPLKVTGVYKDLPFNTSLRPTYIISFATLKPLKNIARNNSWSGDCMTYALLNQGASHKQAEAKIRDLFTKYENIKNEKLQLCPLSKVYLNFNDKNDYLIVLKLFGLIGIFILTMAGFNYINLSLAKASMRGKEVAVKKAIGSKRNSLVLQFLSETVVVSLIALIFAFLVAELFLPVFSNIVDKQIELIWRNDWKFILSTILIAVITGIFSGTYPAWFMASNKITDLVKGNFYSKKRSSSFNLKKVLVTSQFAISLFLIVLTLSFSMQIKYIAEKDLGFEKEGLLYAEVTVSETEVMFDQLRSRLLQYPEIKDVSMSKNLPFVRFGGGSVNWEGGDPNVKINCRFNDVSYDYISVLDAKLVAGRNFSSHFRGDAGNACIINETAARCFGWEDPIGKRINDNKLKVVGVVKDFVYQDMHNPVDPSILVLAPNTVKGNWIFAFRSEKEMQKRAKEVLASELEKIFPNDPFEIRDVPLAFNSENSFKIYHSVNKTLLFFTFINVLLAVVGMFGLVSYSVTRRTKEIGIRKINGSSSLRIFHLLNKEYYWLVTYALGIAFPTAWLAYASLPSANKLPAQPWVFILGAAMLLIIILISTSYETIKAASKNPVESLRYE
- a CDS encoding ABC transporter permease, whose translation is MNTSIKSYFRNFKKHKLIYGITIGGFAISLAVLVMIVSYIIEEKNVDKHFANIDNMYRIKQADGNAQIPKRMYQPILDAAPEIDKMCMLGASSVLYEYNNEKKWAKAVTTSEAFIDVFSVDIIKGATKDLLKAKTDVLITEGFAQRVFGDKNPLGEILEFGNKEKKEVRAVIADPRESSSLKYDVIFNLDQELFGSTRGYNEVSYKMFDAVFLLNPGVSSAETEAKITEILKPYEGYNETLLNVQPFKDVYFDLKGDNDQFNHANINMIKLLSWIVIIILVLAVFNYINLTTALNSERHKEICIRKTTGARRETIFSQFLSESYLSCFIAMFLAVGFAIIISPLFKDLFGREVNIFEALQNPQILFAVILIFVVIGGLTGALPALAASKYNAIDLLQRKVLLKNSNVRGVFNTIQLTVTLSLIIALSIITKQINFVKTKDVGFNKEFLLEVRLQGKTNDRAAVIKENLLKYPDIMDVTATHGRPFAIYSSSSGSWKKDSVEYEIDNLSVMNSDTSFLSAFGLEIVKGRNFRLTDKGQNVCIINKKTYDYLQLDDIDESEVFGSKIVGVVKDFHFKDMHQELGFIQLKYDPDNLSNLNIRISGNDIPGTLQLIKNTLKEFEPNLNFEPRFYDEWINTMYRKEENQAKAIVIYAVIALILSSLGLLGLARFSAIRRTKEVGIRKVNGAKIREILVMLNSGFLKWIVIAFIIACPVTYYTMNKWLEDFAYKTNLSWWVFVLSGVLVLGISLLTVSWQSWRAATRNPVEALRYE
- a CDS encoding ABC transporter permease produces the protein MKNVIKLILRNLLRKPVTTGINLLGLSVSLALVIILSAYSYSEFTTDNFHKNHENIYLIQPLKDWFYTPGILKPIIDANIAGVKKSIRMRDKWNPPVYQVENEDPVISDLIFSDNDFFDLFDYTASEGNLKTALGSPMSVVISKPLATRLFGNQSAVGKLVKIDNKHLLTVTAVLKEQPSNTMFSFNSIANIETMKRVQSDDERDFTTWGWKNYQTFLLLDDKANPSSVQSQVIKLFPEEEQKKFVDLNLVPLDNIYFSFHNDHHTFIKSGNKTQVILLSVVAFLILVVALVNFINISTTQWRDQIKQTGILKVIGAKRTEIMLKMLFETFLQFTFAFLFACLMTYIVTPILAHETTITFNPLIIYSGKFLIISLACIFVLSLLCSIVPALRIASSETLINLKKKIVFKHTKSLGKGTLVSAQFVVAIILILFTILIQKQVDFGSSNLGMNQENIVGIELTDQLAGKKDVLKDELLAQANIEEVIFTQYYPGKMNSGWGLELQQNSEKKQVEFRTFSADAGFFDIMGLQLLKGRFYSDDLESDKHKVIVNEQFCRKYGITDPIGAIMPRGNGPDYEIVGLVKDFHFRPINETIAPLAIRNDNYASIALVKLKTENFKALRNTFENIQSMTAELSPSFPVKVSFFSQAVEHLYQEEVKFRKAFTLFAVCAVVISCMGILAMSMFAAQNRIKEIGIRKVNGAKISEILTMLNKDFVRWVVIAFVVATPISYYSMNKWLENFAYKTNLSWWIFALTGVLALGIALLTVSWQSWRAATRNPVEALRYE